Sequence from the Polypterus senegalus isolate Bchr_013 chromosome 3, ASM1683550v1, whole genome shotgun sequence genome:
TCCCAATTCTTTAGATGAGAACCATTGGAGAACACCAGGGAGACTCAGATAGCTCTATAATAACAATTTTCCAACATCTTTTTCTCAGCAGCTGCTTGGCAAGCATGGGGAATGCAGCATGACTGGTGTTTTATAGAAAAGGCTTTGCCTGTGTCTGTGCAATGATGTGCCAGATGAGTTCTGCCCATGTGCTCGGGGTAAGTGGCAAATCTGTCACTGTATTCAAGCAGGGAGAGTAAGGTACTCATGCTGGCACAGTGACTTGGATATAAGATCCCTCATAAATCTGCCCCAACTGTCCATTGAAACTGAGGGTATGCCTGTTTTACTATTGCCTGAATCTTACCCCCCATTACGACTAAATTCAGTCAAATCTGCATTCAAGGGCAGTTGACATGGCTCCCAAACTCATTAAGTCTTTAGGAGGCAGATCTTTCAGCACCATACTACCAGCTTTCTTGGTTCCCATCTGTTAGCAAAGTCATTAACCTGGAACTGGTTCCAATAGACTTTCCATGAACACAAACCATTAAGTGCCCTCATCTTCAGCTTTTCTCTTTGAGGTAAAGGTAGGCCATAGTGTGCTGGATTCCCCACCATCACATGATTGCTTTTTAATTCCCCCACTACTGGTAAACCCACAAAGCACAGGATTCCAGTATTGTTGGTGAGCAGCTCTAGTGGAAGACTGAGGAGTTTGTGATTCCCTGTAAGCTGAACACATAAAGTTGACTTCGACAAGCAGTAACCTTGATTTCAGACAATTGGAACTGGGCCCATATGCCTGTCCTCCGCTTGTGTCTCCAGTCATCTGTCCAAAACACTTCCACTCCATGACAGTAACAAACACACCTCAGCTTAGATAAATCTGAATATGGTGTCTTGATTTCAACCAAACAAGACAATAACTTCATGTATTTGATAAACTTTCCTGTTTAGGCCTCAGAAAACTCCTGCCAACTGTTTCAATTCACTGTAATAAATGTCATGACCACTAAATCTTACTCAGACTCCCTCAGAAAGACTGTTACTTCACCATGCTGGCTTCCATTTATCCTCTTCTTCACTCTGACTCAGCCCATTTTCCGTTTTCTTCCCAAGGGTTCTCCAAAGAGCTCTTGCTTCATTTGCATGTCTCACGGCTATCTGTCCTGTCCCTGGACTCTCTTACACATCTCACCAGCCAACCAGCCACTACACTAAGTCTTCAGTGTTTATAAGTTttcccctaaaaaaaaaaacatggatttGGTGTCTTGATTTCAAATAAACAAGACAATAACAATACGCCACAGGAAAACGCCTGCCAGCCTAAAAAATGTGATTGTTGAGTCTCGCAGTCCTTCATGCCCAGAGACCTGCAGAAGAGACCGCTACTTCCCCACAATGATTCTCAATTATCGTCTGCTTTGCTCTGGTTCTTCTTTGTCTTCCAAAAGGTTCTCCAAAAAGCTAttgcttttctttcttgtctCATGGGTGTCAATATTGTCCCTGGACCCGCCTAAACCTCTCAAAAGCCATCCAGCCATTACAACAGGTTTATAATGTCATAGCCCTTTTCtcctaaaataaagaaataaaaaaatctgctaGTAGTAATTAAGTAAGTATATATTTTAAGACAGGTCAACTATGTACAATTAGACAATTTCTCTTAAGTCTCTTTAGAATCTCAAAGCTGTCCATACTTTATCAGTTTAGTGTTTGTCAGTATTGTAACTGTactgacaagttacatcagccaaaGTCACCCAAGTATGAGCTAGTATCACATCACCAGTGTCAGGGGTGCCTATGTAAATGGCGGGTTacttccattttcaaatagtgcagcaaaaggtaagcagtccttttaaggacaaTGAGCCACCTCATTGAGCGATGTAAAGCACAGAGAATCAGTCCTTTGTGATGCTAGGTGCTGATGATACATTGGTGTCAGAGTGAGATGACAAGACCTACATTCCAACTTAGCAGAGCGCAGAGTGCCTTGGAGACCTAAATGGACCTCCTTGGCTCTTCAGAAGAGTTGCCAGAGAGTCTTGTGGCTCCCATCCATAATCTGGAGTGCTGTTTACAGCAGCAGTACAGGGGGGAAGAGAGCTGGGAGACTGCCACTTCTGCATCTCCACTACTGCTTCTCCATCTACTAAGATCCATTAGACAAAATGTGCAGACATCCGGGGGAGCTTCCGACTCATTGAGCTGAGGCAAAGTGTGGCAGATTGAGTTGTCACTGACCCTAAGTGAGCTGTAAGAAGCAGTGTTGGTATTAAATATGTGCAAGCACATGATAAAGCAGATTATACAGACGTTGTGAAGTGGTGGTGAAGGGAGAATCTCAAAGTGGAGATCAAGACTTGAAATGTGATTAGCAGTGCCAGTTCAGGGAAAGAAAACAGCCAAGAGACCAGTACATCTGCATCTCCACAtgaagaggtttactagcttgctTACAACTGACCAGCATTGAACACCTCTGCTGCACCGCATGACAGTGCAGCACTCAACATTCCAGCTGTGTCATTTGACAACACAGAATTCATGATACTTGCTGATGTACCCTCATCACCAGCTGCACAACTGAAGCAACAGAAAAGACCATGCTGCAGTTTCAATGGGTGTGTACACCTTTGCAAGAAGCTGCAAGTGGTCACTGGTGACAGCGGCTTCAATGTGAGGCTATGCAATGGCACTGACATGTTACTTGAGCCAGGGATGAGTAACCCAAGTATGAGCTGCCATTACAACACCTAGGGCAAGAGCGCCTATCTAAATGGCAAGCCTAAATTTTCCAACTAGTGtagccaaagacatgcagtccttttaaggaGAAAGAGCCTCTTTAAAAAGCCATGAAAGAGCAGAGAATTCAGTGCTTAGCACTGACACtacaatatatttgtgtgtgATGGGGCTACAGGATGCTAGTGCTTAGCACACTTTTGGAGCATAACCTTTACcattagaaaataacaaaatctttATGTCTTGAGAGAGCTGGCAGTGCTTGTGGATTGTATACATTTGTTGTCCATACCCTGATGGTGTAGCCAGCTTCTACAGGTCTCCTGTATTCCTGCAGACTCAAAGTTTTGCatctcaaaaaaaataataattaagattTGATGTAGTCGTGCACGGATGATCAGAGCGTAGATGAAAGTCTGAGAAAATTCTGGAAAAATAAACTATActcaatatatacatacagtatatcattatatATTTAACAACTTGAGttttcaaatgaataaataatgtattcCTGGCATTGTGGTGTATAAACTGTACAAATGCACTGTAGTGATAACTGGTTGGAGTGctgctggttttgtttttttcctttttgtcattttttcccttcttttttctcTATATGTATCAACTTACCTTTGCATGGAGAGGATCAGCGGTGTATTATGCAGGGCTGGGCTGCAAGCTCACATCTTGCTTGGTGTTGCGGGAATAGTGGATATTGTATGTACTTGTCTTGGCGGAACGCACACTAATGCAGACATAATATGAGTTTATTAGGTGACCAGATTTTGGTTTTCAAGGAAGAGGACTAAGGGGATGTATATAATTGAAATTTTACAAATTCTTTCGTATACAATGTTTATTACTTTTTTCCGATCGAGCAATTTATCTTCTTAGGAAACGTTTTAAATACTTGCAGGGTTGCTATTTTTCTTCCATAAtggcaaaaaagtaaaaacacaaaaatactgtatagaCATATTTTTTTGTAGAACAACGGTAATCTTAACACCAGAAATAAAAATCAAGACAGCTATATGTATAATAACTCAGGAGAAGTCTTGGCTGGTTTTAAAAATTGTCATGTCTAATTGGAACTTTTTGAAActtaatgaaacaaaaatcaaCTCAAATCTTATTTTCTTCGTCACACACAAATTGTAGCATACAGCAAACATGCACTCATTGGATCACTGTGGGAAGACCATGGTCATTGtgggtcacaaaaaaaaaacaacaattaaaatcccTCACTGGCCAGTGTGGGGGTCTACTACAAAGAGCCCCCTGGGAAAGTTCTGTTATTGGCCCGAAATAAGTTAATTGCTGGCAGTCCAAGTTTGGTAAGTCCCTCTTTGGACCAGTGATGATTTGGTAATGCTGGCCGATGTCATCACTACCTGATAGTGTCCCGGTTTTAAATGTTGTCACAGACTGCGTAACACAGTGAATTAgtattttcagtgtttttatttattttgactgtaGAAGAATAAAGAACAAGTATAATGACTTCAAAAGATACTGTTTATGTATTggcaaaaatgacacatttttgcatgtattattagtaatgataaaaaaaacaactaaaaactaaAGGAATGGTAGAATTTTTAAAGATGTAATAAAACTATAGAACCCTAACAGAAATGGCATAAAACACAGAAATGCCACCACTGACTAATTGTGTGGCCTTGAGCAAGTCACATTACTAAATTGTGCAATTTACTGTATGTGATTCTTTAGATAAATGCAAAAGCTAACCAAAATAAACCTAGAGCAGTGTgtccattctttaaaaaaacctcattaataacaataattgctttttttttcagccatatTGATCAATAAAGTGACTCAGCAGCTTGGACACCCCACACAGTCACTGATTGGCTGGCTGGTAAAAGAATTTCTAGTGAATAAGAACTGGATCGTAGAGGTAAAAGCAGCAAATCTGGCACAGATCCAGCCCAATAACACAGTCTTGGAAGTGGGCTTTGGACCCGGTTTGGGGCTCCAGGAAGCTCTCCAGTACCTAACTGGCTCTAATGGTAAGCTGTATGGACTTGACTACTCTGAATACATGCACAAAACGGCCACTAGGCGACTCCAGGATCAGATAACTTCAGGAAAAGTACAGCTTATACTGGGCAGCGTGGAGGACATCCCACTACCAGACTCCAGTGTGGACAGAGTGTTTCACTGCAATTGTTACTACTTCTGGCCAGACCTCAAGAAGGGTTCTGCGGAACTTCTCAGAGTGATGAAACCAGGTTTGctctttttacttttgtttgcaaTGATCAAGTGTGTCTGCCACACAGgtgctatttattcatttttatctaaGCTGTCTTATTCCAGTTCAATGCTGGAAAGAACCAAGGCCATTGTATTGGAAATGCATTGGTCCAAGTTGGGTACAGGGACTGCAGTACCCACATTAGTCTTGAGTGAAATGGGCAAGCTcctacttctttttattttttctacttttttttttcatttttttcactctgtGAATTGTTCTTTGCATAGGAACCTGGCTGTTTTGACTTAAACAGTCctcaatatgtggacaaaacagacagacagacagacagacagacagacagacagatagatagatagatagatagatagatagatagatagatagatagatagatagatagatagatagatagatagatagatagatagatagatagatagatagatagaacttatcCTGTGTGAATGTATGCAGTGGGAGTCCTTTAACAATCAGAAacccattatccaatccgctatatcctaactacagggtcatgggggtctgctggagccaaacccagccaacacagggtgcaaggcaggaaacaaaccccgggcagggtgcgcacacacacacaaacacacacaccatgcacacagtagggacaattaagaatcgccaatccacgtaacctgcatgtctttggaccatgggaggaaaccggagaacccggaggaaacccacgcatttgataaatctgttatcatctattcatggttacttAAGGAGACTGTTATGGGTCTAAGTAAAGGTTTTATTTTCTGGAGCCTtcttgtggatggttcttttacAAACCAAAAATAGTTCACCTattgcatcactctgaagaatcaCTTtgccagcttttgtttttaaagagtaTGGTGTGTATGTGGAGTGTGCACGGTTTCTGTGTGTAtgctaaggttttttttttcctctggtttTGCTCCTACCCTTCAAAAGATACACTGAAGATGTTAGGAAAACCAACTCTGAGTTAGTGTTGAGTGTGTGCATCAGTGTCCATAGGCTGGCTCTCCATTCAGGACTGTTTCTTACCTTGTATCCAGTGCTGTCAGGCTCTGCTCCATTCCTCAGTTACCTTGAATTTCATAAATTATATGAGTAGAGTGCATACATGTGTAGCGTGAAAGAATtaatcaaaaaatacatgtgactAAATTCTTGTGGTATGTGGTTTTCACATGCGTGTTGAGATTCAGTAGTCAATTCTACATTTTTTCTGATCTAATTACATACTGTAATTGGATGAATAAGGTGGTAGAAAAGGTATTTCCTAGAGCATGCTCTgtcagttgtttatttttatgttggggAACTTCTTCTGTCACAGACAGTGTTTGAAAATGAGAATGATGCACTACTGCCCCAGAGATATAGAATTCAGTTCCAGGCTTGAATATTGTTAGTTCCAATTATTTGTTGTTCTTCAGATGCTGCATtttactcactcatcacaaaggtACACATTAGTATAAATATGAGTGGGTGTACCCTGGCATCTCATTCTGGGtcagttcctgtcttgcacctagTCCAGTCAAGATCCATCTAACTGTTATATTATATTGGGAGAAATCGGTTCACAATATGgagaaatgtattcaaaatacatgttttgcatttacagtcatatgaaagagTTTGGGAACtcaagcagctgatcgagcaaagaggaggtcaaaataaaacttaatttgtttcccattgtttcaccatttaagagaggggtttcagaggaacgaccgcatctccttggggtgcattcagcccccttcttcattatgcgagcagcagagacgcaaagtgatggtgtgtagcgcaggccatgttggcaagtgaagtgagcagggggcaaaccccctagtatatataaaattatatatatatatatatatattagggggctctgctccctgctcacttcacttgcccacccccgggtttggtaacgatgtacagatacaccatctgcagtgagatgttcttgcagctctttggaggtgatctgtgggttgtctgtcaccgttctcacaatcctgctcatatgccgctcctgtatttttcttggcctgccagacctgctgggtttaacagcaattgtgcctgtggccttccatttcctgattacattccttacagttaaaaatctttttgtagccttcccctaaaccatgatactgaacaatctttgttttcagatcttttgagagttgctttgaggatcccatgctgtctgtcactcttcagaggagagtcaaagggaagcacaacttgtctatgaggttcaaggcttaatgagctaatccaacc
This genomic interval carries:
- the LOC120526702 gene encoding uncharacterized methyltransferase YdaC-like, with translation MILADVPSSPAAQLKQQKRPCCSFNGCVHLCKKLQVVTGDSGFNVRLCNGTDMLLEPGMSNPTILINKVTQQLGHPTQSLIGWLVKEFLVNKNWIVEVKAANLAQIQPNNTVLEVGFGPGLGLQEALQYLTGSNGKLYGLDYSEYMHKTATRRLQDQITSGKVQLILGSVEDIPLPDSSVDRVFHCNCYYFWPDLKKGSAELLRVMKPEALMVTTLRLNTVKTGVSFGLLRGKMWQPEYYMDALQATGFRDVRMEEMEDKGFKFNAIFATASK